One Synechocystis sp. LKSZ1 genomic window, TCCTTCTTCTGGATGTCACGCCTCTCTCCTTGGGAATTGAAACTCTCGGAGAAGTCTTTACCAAAATCATTGAACGAAATACAACAGTTCCCACTAGTAAATCCGAGGTATTTTCCACCGCCGCTGATGGCCAAACCTCCGTTGAAATCCATATTTTGCAGGGGGAACGGGCCATGGCCAGTGACAATAAGAGCCTGGGCAAGTTTTTGTTAGCTGGCATTCCACCGGCCCCCCGAGGCGTTCCCCAGATTGAAGTCAGTTTTGAAATTGATGTCAATGGTATTCTTAAGGTGTCGGCCCAGGATCAAGGCACTGGGCGGGAGCAGAGTATTCTTATTAGTAATACTGGGGGCTTAAAAAGTGCAGAAATCGAAAGAATGCGTCAAGAGGCTGAACAGTATGCAGAACAAGATAAGCGGCGGATGCGTTTGATAGAACTCCAAAACCAAGCTGATAGCCTCTTCCATACCTACGACACCACTCTCACAGAGAATGGCGAGCAAATCCGAGAAGACCTTAAGCAGGAGGCCCAGCGGAAAAAAGAAGAATTGGCCGTGGCCCTGCGGACGCCCAATACAACGGCTGATCGATTACAAGCCCTGGTAGAAGCCTTCCGCCAAGTTATTTTAATTATGGGAACCGAAATCTACCAGCAAGGAAGTGCTGCAGGCGGGCGTAGTTTTGAGACCTTTGGTTCCCAATTCATTGAACCGGTGGATACCCAGTCCCATCGCTATACCACCCGGGCCACAGAAAGTGGTATTGAAAGCATAGCGGGGCAAATTAGTTCGTCAGCTTCTTTCTTTGCCGATGAGGAAGGGGTGTTTGATTTTGATGCCGACGAAACCATTACCGCTGACTATGAAGCGGTAGATTAAGGCCACTGTGCCCGACTTCCCAGAAGTTTGCTACAGTAAACACTGAACCGATCTAAACCGATACAACAGTCAATCAGAGCCTTATGCCAGGGGACTACTACGAAACCCTCGGAGTTGCGAGGGATGCGAACAAAGAGGATATTAAACGGGCCTTTCGGCGTCTAGCTCGGAAGTACCATCCGGATGTGAATAAAGAACCCGGCGCAGAGGAAAAATTTAAAGAAATTAATCGAGCCTACGAAGTCCTCTCGGAACCCGAAACGAGGGAACGCTACGACCGCTTTGGAGAAGCGGGGGTGAGTGGTGCAGGGGCCGCTGGTTACGGCGATGTGGATATGGGCGGCTTCGCCGACATCTTTGAAACCATTTTTGGCGGCTTTGGTGGTATGGGAACGGGCCCCACTGGCCGACGGCGCACTGGCCCTACTCGGGGAGATGATCTCCGACTAGACCTCAAACTTAGTTTTCAGGAGGCCATTTTCGGGGGCGAAAAGGAAATTCGCATTCCCCATCTCGAAACCTGTCAGGCCTGTCAAGGGAGTGGAGCCAAATCCGGAACCGGCGTCAAAACCTGCGGGACTTGTAATGGCGTGGGTCAAGTCCGTCGGGCTACAAGAACCCCCTTTGGGAGCTTTGCCCAGGTTTCTGCTTGTCCGACCTGTAATGGTGCTGGCGAGGTGATTGAAGAGAAATGCGAGGCCTGTGGCGGTGCGGGCCGCAAACAAGAAACCAAAAAGCTCAAAATTACTATCCCTGCGGGAGTCGATGATGGGACTCGTTTACGGGTTTCCAAGGAAGGGGATGCGGGCCTGCGGGGCGGGCCACCGGGGGATCTCTACGTTTATCTTGCCGTTGAAAGCGACCGCCAATTTGTGCGGGAAGGCATTAACATCCGCTCAGAACTGGAAATCAGTTATCTCCAGGCCATTCTAGGCTGTCGTTTAACGGTGGAGACGGTGGACGGAGAGGCGGAATTAGTTATTCCAGCGGGAACTCAACCTAATACCGTCCTGACCCTAGAAGACCGGGGGGTGCCCAAGCTGGGAAATGCTACCCTGCGGGGAGACCAGTTGATCACGGTACGGATTAATATTCCCACTCGTATTAATAATGAGGAACGGGAATTATTAGAACGTCTGGCCCATATCAAGGGAGAAAGCCATGGTAAAGGCGGCCTGGAAGGATTCCTGGGAGGCCTATTCCATAAATGAATACTGCTGATGCCGGGGTCTTAGACCTGCGGGGAACTCCCTGCCCCGTTAATTTTGTCCGCACCAAACTCAAGCTTACCCAAATGGCCCCAGGACAAACCCTCACTGTTTGGCTAGATGCCGGGGAACCCATTGAACAAGTTCCCCATAGCCTCGCCTTGGAAGGATACGAGCACCAATTCCTAACGCCTCTGGCGCCAGGGCCAGGTTACAGTTTAACCATTCGAGTGCCCGATTCTCTCGACCGTCGTGACCCCTAGGACGCCTTTCCCAACAGGATTAGAGACCGCCCAGGCCTGGGGAACCGTCATTGCCATTCAGGCCAATTATTATCTAGTCAAATTAATGGAGCCGGAGGCCGGTCAGCCTCTCCTCTGCACTCGCCGTACCCGCCTTAAAAAAGTCGGCCAGAAGATCATGGTGGGTGACCGGGTGGGGCTAGAAGAAATTGATTGGCCCTCGGGCCGAGCGGCGGTGATGGGGGTGGCCCCCCGACAAACGGAACTCTCCCGCCCCCCGGTAGCCAATGCTGAACAAATTATCTTGGTTTTTTCCCTAGCAGAGCCGCCCCTAGAGGTCTGGCAGTTGAGCCGTTTTTTGGTTAAGGCGGAATCGACCCACCTCCAACTCCAACTTTGCCTCAATAAATGCGACTTGGTTAGGGAAAGCGACATTCAACAGTGGCAAGAACGACTGGGACAATGGGGCTACCATCCCATTATTTTTAGTAATGTCAGCCAACGGGGCCTGACTACGCTCCAGAGCAAGCTTCATCACAGGATCACCCTCCTGGCAGGGCCGTCGGGAGTGGGCAAGTCCAGCCTAATTAATCGTCTGATCCCCGGCAGTCAACAGCGAGTAAACACCGTGTCTGGCAAGCTGCAAAAAGGCCGCCATACCACCCGTCATGTGGAGTTGTTTGAAATCCCTGGCGGGGGCCTCCTGGCGGATACACCGGGCTTTAACCAACCCGACCTGGAAATTTTGCCCTCTCAACTGATCCACCAATTTCCTGAAGCTCGACCACCGCTGGAAGCTGGGCAATGCTACTTCAAGGATTGTTTGCATCGTGGCGAACCGGGTTGTGCCGTGTCCCAAAATTGGGAGCGTTATCCCCATTACCTAAAATTTTTAGAGGAGGCCTTGGCGGAAGTACCTTGCCAGGGAACGCCGGATACGGATACTGGACTCAAACTCCGCATTGGCCAGGCGGGCCAAAAATACTATGAGCCGAGGCTGGAAAGTAAAAAATATCGACGCGATTCCCGCCGCAGTAAACACCAACACCTGCAAACCCTATACCCAGAAAACTCTCCCGGTGGAACCCTAGACATCACCGACCTAGATGAGGGCCTGTAGTCTAGAGGGGCACTAACTCAGGGAAATTTAACAACACCTGTTCATCGCTGAGTTCATCTCCCAATTGAGCTGGGGAAAAGTGAACTTGGATCGCTTCAAGCTTCTGTTGATAGTGCAGGTTAATTAAGGCTTTCAGACCATACTCCAGGGCCTCCCGTTCGGCTAGATTGGTTTCGAGGTCGGGAACTTCCCCCGTGAAGGCAACGGTGAGCATCACCACCAGATTAGGGGTGAGGGGAATGGTTAGCCAATCATCGGTTGGTGTTTCGGTTCCACTGGGTACATCAGCGAGGTAACGCTGGGCTGAATCGGTAAATAATTCATTAACGTAGTCCCCCGCGTCCCCCTCGGCCCAAAAGACTTCGCCTTCATTGGCAGCGGCTTCCCAACTGGCGTTGAGTTGTAGGAGATGTTGGCAGATATCCACCAGGCCTTCTCCCATCACTGTCAAGTCGCCGTCCGCCTCCATGGCTGCTCGACCGGCTTGATTCAAGACACCGAGGAGAGGGGGAATATCTGGCCCCCGGAGATGAATAAAAATACGGGAAACGACGTAGCGAGTTTTCCCCGTTATACGATTGAATTGATCACGCAGGCCCATACTCTTATTGCTCCACTAACTCACTATTGAACTCATTAAAGGTTCTCTGTTTAAGCGTGACGGATTCAGAGCGGGGCAGAAGATTGAAGAGGTCTCGCAAAACATCATCCACCACTTCAAACTTCACCACTCCCTTGGCATTAAAAATTTGCTTACCCTTAGCGTCGAGAATCACCGTTTGGGGAACTACGCCTTGGTAGTAGCGGCCAGGATCGTCCTTGGCATACTTGGCCTGGGGCAGGAGGGAATCCACGCTCACGGGAATAATGCTCGTCGCCCGACCATAGAACTCTTGGATGCGAGAAACAATAAATGCATACTCCTTGCAGTCCTGGCTGTCATCTAGGTAATAGACCAAGACCACAGGCAACTGACGCTGGAAAGATTCGGCCAAACTCAGACGGGGCGGTACCAGGGAACCATTACCCGCATAGACCACGAAAATATTGCCATCGAGACGGTCATCATCAATGCTCGCCAGGGCCGGGGAGGAGCTCCAAAGGCTAAAACTTAGGCCCAACACCAGTAGAGCACTAACCAGTCGATGCCAGCCCCGGAACCAGGCCTGGGGAACCCAAAAGGACTCAGTGAAGTTTTGAAAAGAACTCATTAAAATGATTGAATGCGAAGGGATTACTTGACCGAAACCTGTGACTCAAGAACGCACCAGCGCCCGAACCTATGGGCGGGAACTCTCAACCCAGACTCGATTGCTCAATAGTCATTATGCTATTTTAGGGCTGCATCCGTCTGCCTCTCCCCTAGAAATTCGGCGGGCCTACCGAGATTTAAGTAAGCGATTCCATCCCGATACGACCCAGCTTGCGCCCGATTTAGCTACGGCGAAGTTTCAGCGTCTGAACGAAGCCTATGGTATTCTCAGTCACCCAGAAAAACGGGCCCTCTACGACCTCAAAATTGGCTATAGCCGCTACAACGTTATCCAGGCCCCTGTTGATCCCCGCCAGACGGATGCCCAGGACTCCAAGTCGGCCTATCTCGATGCGACGGACCGGCCCCTCTCGGCGGGAGAAATTTTTGCTTTAGCTTTACTCAGCCTGACGCTTCTGGGTTGTCTAGGTCTGGCCTTCCTGATGGCCTGGCTCCGGGGAGAACCGCTATTATCCTAGGGTATCCTCAGGGGGTACATAGCTCTGGGTAACTCGGCCGCAACTCCACCATTTACGGAAATAGGCCTGGGCAATGGGGCCGCCATCCTCCCGTAGGAGATCAATGCCAATGCCATTACGTCCCATACTCTGGCCAGAACTGTGGATATACTGGCCCTCTCCCAGATACAGGGCTACGTGATCTACTCGCTCAGTGCCAAAAAAAATCAAATCTCCTGGCCTGAGCTCTGCCATGGCTACGGGTTGGCAAAACGCTTCCTGTTGATAGGAGTCTCGGGGTAACCAAATACCGACGGAGCTAAAGGCTGCTTGGACTAAACCCGAACAATCGTAGTTTGGGCCAATATTGCCTCCCCAAAGATAGGTATTGGGACGGGTCTCGGCTTTTAAGGCATAGTCCAGCACGACGGCTAAACGAGGCTCAATCTCGGCACGGGCCAGGAGCATGGGTTGGTAGACCTGGGGGGCCGGTTCTAGAAAAGACAATTGGGCGAGGGGAAGCCAGGTGAGATAACCATCCTCCGCTTGGCGGACTTGAACAGCTGTCTCGGTATATTGCTCTGTGAAACGTAGCTGACGGCCCTGAGCGGCCTGAGTCGCTAGGGTTTGACAATCGGGCCCATCGTAGAGATTGAGGGGGGCCTGGCAGAGATATTCACCACTAGGAGAGTGAGGGAGAGCCGGGAGCATAGGCAAATTGATTGCGGCCGGGGAACCCCCCTTAGCCTAGACTGGAGAATGTTTATCGATACTATTCTGGCATTGAAAATGGTTTGGACAACAGCATTAAAAGAAGCCGATTTACCCCAAGGCAGCCGTCGAGTCGTTAAGCTCAACCAACAGTCTCTTC contains:
- the dnaJ gene encoding molecular chaperone DnaJ, which gives rise to MPGDYYETLGVARDANKEDIKRAFRRLARKYHPDVNKEPGAEEKFKEINRAYEVLSEPETRERYDRFGEAGVSGAGAAGYGDVDMGGFADIFETIFGGFGGMGTGPTGRRRTGPTRGDDLRLDLKLSFQEAIFGGEKEIRIPHLETCQACQGSGAKSGTGVKTCGTCNGVGQVRRATRTPFGSFAQVSACPTCNGAGEVIEEKCEACGGAGRKQETKKLKITIPAGVDDGTRLRVSKEGDAGLRGGPPGDLYVYLAVESDRQFVREGINIRSELEISYLQAILGCRLTVETVDGEAELVIPAGTQPNTVLTLEDRGVPKLGNATLRGDQLITVRINIPTRINNEERELLERLAHIKGESHGKGGLEGFLGGLFHK
- a CDS encoding sulfurtransferase TusA family protein, translating into MNTADAGVLDLRGTPCPVNFVRTKLKLTQMAPGQTLTVWLDAGEPIEQVPHSLALEGYEHQFLTPLAPGPGYSLTIRVPDSLDRRDP
- the rsgA gene encoding small ribosomal subunit biogenesis GTPase RsgA; this encodes MTPRTPFPTGLETAQAWGTVIAIQANYYLVKLMEPEAGQPLLCTRRTRLKKVGQKIMVGDRVGLEEIDWPSGRAAVMGVAPRQTELSRPPVANAEQIILVFSLAEPPLEVWQLSRFLVKAESTHLQLQLCLNKCDLVRESDIQQWQERLGQWGYHPIIFSNVSQRGLTTLQSKLHHRITLLAGPSGVGKSSLINRLIPGSQQRVNTVSGKLQKGRHTTRHVELFEIPGGGLLADTPGFNQPDLEILPSQLIHQFPEARPPLEAGQCYFKDCLHRGEPGCAVSQNWERYPHYLKFLEEALAEVPCQGTPDTDTGLKLRIGQAGQKYYEPRLESKKYRRDSRRSKHQHLQTLYPENSPGGTLDITDLDEGL
- a CDS encoding DUF1517 domain-containing protein produces the protein MGLRDQFNRITGKTRYVVSRIFIHLRGPDIPPLLGVLNQAGRAAMEADGDLTVMGEGLVDICQHLLQLNASWEAAANEGEVFWAEGDAGDYVNELFTDSAQRYLADVPSGTETPTDDWLTIPLTPNLVVMLTVAFTGEVPDLETNLAEREALEYGLKALINLHYQQKLEAIQVHFSPAQLGDELSDEQVLLNFPELVPL
- a CDS encoding thylakoid membrane photosystem I accumulation factor, whose product is MSSFQNFTESFWVPQAWFRGWHRLVSALLVLGLSFSLWSSSPALASIDDDRLDGNIFVVYAGNGSLVPPRLSLAESFQRQLPVVLVYYLDDSQDCKEYAFIVSRIQEFYGRATSIIPVSVDSLLPQAKYAKDDPGRYYQGVVPQTVILDAKGKQIFNAKGVVKFEVVDDVLRDLFNLLPRSESVTLKQRTFNEFNSELVEQ
- a CDS encoding J domain-containing protein — protein: MLNSHYAILGLHPSASPLEIRRAYRDLSKRFHPDTTQLAPDLATAKFQRLNEAYGILSHPEKRALYDLKIGYSRYNVIQAPVDPRQTDAQDSKSAYLDATDRPLSAGEIFALALLSLTLLGCLGLAFLMAWLRGEPLLS
- a CDS encoding C40 family peptidase, producing the protein MLPALPHSPSGEYLCQAPLNLYDGPDCQTLATQAAQGRQLRFTEQYTETAVQVRQAEDGYLTWLPLAQLSFLEPAPQVYQPMLLARAEIEPRLAVVLDYALKAETRPNTYLWGGNIGPNYDCSGLVQAAFSSVGIWLPRDSYQQEAFCQPVAMAELRPGDLIFFGTERVDHVALYLGEGQYIHSSGQSMGRNGIGIDLLREDGGPIAQAYFRKWWSCGRVTQSYVPPEDTLG